From a single Brettanomyces bruxellensis chromosome 5, complete sequence genomic region:
- a CDS encoding uncharacterized protein (BUSCO:EOG09265B95), which translates to MAKKVNLNSAVALRNECDQHLSPAFSRLGYKESFMLKDIKLIIGYLCVAFAGLMYYAEKKYKNDFNNGQYVFYTEVLVVLFFGFQFIWYLFGKYVVKTTKYVGIKGAKTLKVSTHLKSKTQPVYYIDVDLDGTIDQEQIELTKVFRETGFIDFKIFSDKLIGIVSKMEKNA; encoded by the coding sequence ATGGCCAAGAAGGTGAACTTAAACTCGGCCGTTGCCCTCAGAAATGAGTGTGACCAACATTTATCGCCTGCATTCTCTCGTTTAGGTTATAAAGAGTCGTTCATGCTGAAGGATATCAAATTAATAATTGGATACTTGTGTGTTGCATTTGCCGGTTTGATGTACTATGCCGAGAAGAAATACAAGAATGATTTTAACAATGGGCAATATGTTTTCTATACAGAAGTGCTTGTCGTGTTGTTCTTTGGATTCCAATTCATATGGTATTTGTTTGGTAAATACGTTGTCAAAACTACCAAATACGTGGGTATTAAAGGTGCGAAGACCCTCAAAGTTTCGACACATCTCAAGTCGAAAACACAACCTGTGTACTACATTGACGTTGATCTTGATGGAACTATAGATCAGGAACAGATTGAATTGACTAAAGTTTTCAGAGAAACGGGCTTCATCGATTTCAAGATCTTCTCTGACAAATTGATAGGTATCGTGAGcaagatggaaaaaaatgcatgA
- a CDS encoding uncharacterized protein (CAZy:GH125) — protein MPHTKIHTNRSPVSRLIAAITLWFQTSSLTSRLFVGIAILFLADALFHSISSWRDTEILGQQKKRGCPNYFEYSKSIHPPLSEGDQQLSYMRPEPDCRTFRSKAVENVIKDMKERLADPDMARLFENAFPNTLDTTIWWYTPQDKRTGYPRTFIATGDIAAEWLRDSANQLSVYTPLISSDEHLKSLIKGAVIQQAMYMRNDAYCNAFQPPAEAKIKKVPSSKDTVSPKPDWNQVFECKWEVDSLASFLDLTNNYIKYSGDTTILSDPIWSAAFTNLVYILKTQSIPTKDEHGRALVAQYTFQRDTMSGTETLCLGGRGNPIKGGTGLIRSAFRPSDDACIFQFFIPGNAYMAAELERIAHYFEIAHLNGPSTTARSIAEGIRKGINDYGVVEHKKYGKVFAYEVDGFGGTNIMDDANLPSLLSLPDLGFLSVEDPIYQNTRKMVLESDGNPYFVNGRYYGGIGGPHVGLSYGWPMSMVVQIRTSEDDAEILKLLEKVVSTTRGLGLMHEGIEINSPTHKYSRQWFSWGNSEFAKAIIGLAERKPHLIFKDEYSQIPYRVQDQPWYKGI, from the coding sequence ATGCCACATACAAAGATTCATACAAATAGGTCGCCTGTTTCCAGGCTTATTGCTGCCATAACATTATGGTTTCAGACCTCATCACTAACAAGCCGTCTTTTCGTTGGTATTgcaattctctttttaGCTGATGCGCTTTTCCACAGTATCTCAAGCTGGAGAGACACGGAAATTTTAGGccaacagaaaaaaagaggatgtCCGaattattttgaatattccaAGAGTATTCATCCACCACTTTCGGAAGGAGACCAGCAGTTGTCATATATGCGACCAGAGCCAGATTGTCGTACTTTTCGTAGCAAAGCCGTGGAAAATGTCATCAAGGATATGAAGGAAAGACTGGCCGATCCGGATATGGCAAGGCTCTTTGAAAATGCCTTTCCCAACACATTGGACACCACTATATGGTGGTATACCCCACAGGATAAGAGAACAGGATATCCAAGAACGTTTATTGCCACAGGCGATATTGCAGCAGAGTGGCTCCGTGACTCGGCTAACCAATTGAGTGTGTATACTCCACTTATTAGTTCTGACGAGCATCTTAAGAGTCTCATCAAGGGTGCTGTTATCCAGCAGGCCATGTATATGAGAAATGATGCTTACTGCAATGCGTTCCAACCCCCAGCGGAGgccaaaattaaaaaagtgCCATCATCCAAGGATACAGTTTCACCAAAACCAGACTGGAACCAAGTTTTCGAATGTAAATGGGAGGTTGATTCTTTGGCATCATTTTTAGATCTCACGAATAATTATATTAAATACTCAGGTGACACCACAATTCTAAGCGACCCTATATGGAGTGCCGCTTTCACAAACCTTGTTTACATTCTTAAAACTCAGTCAATTCCAACCAAAGATGAGCATGGTCGTGCGTTGGTTGCTCAATACACTTTTCAGAGAGATACAATGTCAGGCACAGAAACCCTTTGCTTAGGTGGACGTGGAAATCCTATCAAAGGTGGCACTGGTCTTATTCGTTCGGCATTTAGGCCATCGGATGATGCCTGCATATTCCAGTTCTTCATTCCTGGAAATGCCTATATGGCCGCCGAGCTCGAAAGAATCGCCCATTACTTTGAAATTGCTCATTTGAACGGACCATCGACTACAGCTCGTTCGATTGCCGAAGGTATCCGAAAAGGTATCAACGATTATGGTGTGGTGGAACACAAGAAGTATGGCAAGGTCTTTGCATATGAGGTTGATGGATTTGGTGGAACAAATATTATGGATGATGCCAACTTGCCATCTCTCCTTTCCCTTCCTGATTTGGGCTTCCTCTCAGTTGAAGATCCAATTTACCAGAATACTAGAAAGATGGTTCTTGAAAGTGATGGTAATCCTTATTTTGTCAATGGAAGATACTATGGTGGAATTGGTGGGCCACATGTTGGTCTTTCCTATGGCTGGCCAATGTCTATGGTGGTGCAAATAAGAACTTCAGAAGATGATGCGGAgattttgaaattattgGAGAAGGTGGTCTCAACCACCAGAGGCTTAGGATTGATGCATGAGGGTATTGAAATCAACTCACCTACACATAAATATTCAAGGCAATGGTTTAGTTGGGGAAATAGTGAATTCGCTAAGGCAATTATTGGTCTTGCTGAGCGGAAGCCACATCTCATCTTCAAGGACGAATATTCCCAAATACCTTATAGAGTTCAAGACCAACCATGGTACAAGGGCATTTAA